The segment atatttattaagaaatatttttttatatattatttaaattttaagtttaaaaaaattattaaatttataaacgaaatatatttacttgaatGTCACTTTAGATATTTGAGGGTCAAATAGAAGACAAGAAAGTTATCTGGTTCCAAGAAAATGTTCCAGTAAATCAAACAATTGACATCTATGAGGGAATAAGAATTAATAAATCTTATTTACATCTTTGCTTCTTCGTTCACGTCAAAGAGGGTAAATTTATTACCGGagtatttgcttttttttttatttttatcaattgcgTTAACAGAAAACTTCATTAAGGTAATATGGTGGCAACGCAGTCTCCCTGGTCTATCTGGGATTAAATTCGTCAGCTATCAGGACTTGGATTTATGGTGATTTTTTTCaccttaaaattaattaaaaataaataaataattatatttttttgaaatatgatattgttaaaattttaaaaaccattatcttttcatataaaaaaatattctcttgaaatataatttctttatgttttatttatctcattttaaaatatatacctaccTAAATTACCTGATAACAGAAAAAAGTCCAATAAATGAAACgattaaataatatctattttttatttatagaatttatAGGATATTAAGTGCCTAATCAAATTCTCATGTTGTGGCTGgcacactgagaaaaaaaaaataacaatttttactatatagcaGGGTAATCGTGGGGTAAaacttgattaaataattatataatgttTTCAGCATTAGAGCTATACTCtggagaaaatttttctctgCTTTTCTCCGTTATTCCTTCGTTTCAGTGATTTTCTCCATGGCTTTACTGTTTTTCCCCGATATTTTTCTCGTTTTTCTTTGATTTCCTCCGCATTTTCTCCAAGAAGAATTGCGAAAAAAAATCTGAGAacttatttgaaaaaaaaaaaaatgtccagcAACGCAGGGGCAGGGGTGATTGCACCCCAGTATAAATGAacttaaatgaaaataatatccaGCAAAATTAGATGGCAGTCGAATTATACCACAATAATTGGAATtttgagttttaaaaattgatggaCGATTTTTACATCTCTGCTTTTATCAACAGCAAAAAGGGCATTTATTTACTAATTGctataatacatatttttttttattaattccgttaattttgtttctttatttattcaggTTCTGCTAAACCACAACATATCGATTGGTCCGTTTGGGAATAAATCATTAGCTATTCAAGACTTGAATTTATAGCGATTTTTTTAccttataattaattattaattaataattaaaaataaataaataagtatatatctttgtgaaatataattttattaaaatttgaaaaacaattttgttcttaccatttaaaattttttttgaaatattattatttcatgttttatttttcttattttaaaatatctaaatcacctgataaaaaaaaaagactaataaataaaacgatttaatattatctacttttttatttttaaaattttcaatacttatttaattttttatgttgtggctagaattattaatttaaacattttttttttaaatcatcaacaaaataattcaaaaaaataatttaaagtataaaaactatatttttgtatttttttccctttgtttaaaaactaaaattatttgctACTTGCAATAAAACCCTTAATTTGTCTGATTTAAAAAAGGTGGTTTACGAACACGTAAAGGAATTATCACCGCCATATTGATCGCCATCTTGGTGAGTTTAGGAACACACGTAAACAGTTGagaattcaaattttatcacGCACACACACACTCAACCGTTTGTCATcaaaaacgacaaaaaaacCGGATTCATCCCAAGCGTTCTGTActttataaaagtttatttatttattgttttattaaaagtgTCTTAAAAGTGTCTTAAAATGTTAACAACAATTTAGTGTTTAGTgatagaataatatttaattaaccttgttattaacaaagaaaaaaaaacaatgtttttcCAGGTTTGTCATTAACccaattgtttatttcataGTTGCTGTGACTTTGTGTTgtttattaatgtatttttttgataaattaatagataaatgTTACTCCAGAGGCAAGGAAGCCTCAAAAATTGTCAACAGATCATTCAGAGCCCCAGTCAGTTCTGGTTTTGGCGCCATTTCAGCCTCAAACTCATATAAATCTTGAGACAACTGTCAATTCATCAGCATCAACAacattgttgattaaaaatccAGGCAATCGACAGCTAGATGTATGTTTTAATCTTAATTGAACATTAAACAATCTCCTCATGCAATGCCAAATTTACTTATCCCTTTTTTTTGCAGGTTAAAGTCTCAAAGCTGCCTCCAGATGagagaaaaatattgttaaatccATGGACAGTAAGCATTCCATCTGAGAGTCAAGCAGAGCTAACAATATCATGGACTCCAAAAGAAGCTGGATCATGGCGTGATACACTACAATTGATTGATTCACGTAGAATAAAACATGACATTGCCATTATAACAACAGCTactcaagcaaaaaaaatacaaacaaaaacaaaaacacgAATTCTTGCACCAACAAATGATAATCAACAAAcatttaacaataatcaacaatcattatcatcattaaaatgtcaagaaaataaagaaaataattgtcaaaaaaGATCTGAAAGAAAACACTTTGATGTATCATCAAAACCAACTGAAATATCTGGTATATTTGATATAAGTAGCTATCAATTAAcaccaattaaaaatgataaaaatcgtGTTACATCGACAATAACATCAGACATAAAATTTTCTCCTGGTAATGGTATAACATcaccaaataataatcatgaataTCAACTACGTCGTGAGACATTTGTACATCCAAATATTCATCATGAATTACCATCACCATTTGATGATAGTGATGTTGATCCACGTCGTGAAACATATGTTAATCAAaatccaaaattttataaatataaatgtacaaTTAAGGaagttgaaaaagaaatttacgATGATGATTATCGTTCATATTCACCAGAACCAACAACATTTAAAGCAACACATTctgatttttcaatgatgattGATAATTTAGCAAATTTTGTAACaccaattaaaacaaatagatTATCAATAAATGCATGTTCAACTGGACAAAAAAGCGATACAGATAAATCAATTGGAAATACaacatttgaaataaattcatctgatgttgttgtaaataataatgaaacatttGAGTATGATAAATCACCAATAAGACCAACCAGTATCAATTTACAACCAAATaaacttgttgataattttggcAAAATATCACCAGTTAAAGGTATGGATTCATTGATTATACCAGCAACtccaatatcatcatcacctgTATCTCGATATCAGTATGGTGAAAATGTATCAGTTAGAGATGTTCTTGAAGCTGATCTTTGGGTTAAAAATCAAGATACAgcttatcatcatcatcatcaacaacaacaacaacaacaacaacaacaacaacaacagcaagcATCATCATCTGTATTTCGTAGTAAATGTAATggtcttgataaaattattgaagaacAAGTTACATTTACAACACAAACATTTACAAgaacattaaattattcatcatcaaatCAATCAGCATTTTGTTTTGAAATATCACCAACAAAAAgagttaatattaaaaaatcaatgtctATAAAACGATCATctacaacatcaacatcaacgtCTATCAAACGaatatcaccaaaaaaaacattaaaaataaataaagaaaaatcaatattacaacattcagttattaaaaaaaaatcaattgttaataattcaattagaAAAAGTCCTGGAGGTGGATGTACAATACCACCagttagaataaaaaaattatcattagcTGGTTTAAATAAAACAGTTGTAAAACCACAAAAGAAAgaaacaattgttaaaatgTATGATccaaatgattttatatttcataatccAGATCCATTTGCTGCAACAATGACTGAGGATCCATTTCTAGCAAGTACACtttattatgatgaaaaatggATATTTCAACAAGaaatggaatttaaaaaatggcttaatgaattattaacacCACCTGAACATTTAAATACTGATATTGATAcagttaaaattgatattgctAAAGTATGGCAATCATCAAGattaaaagataatataaCACTTGCTGAAACAAAAGAAGTATCAGCAAGATATCATACAAATACAAGATTAAATACATTAAGAAAAGCAGCACTTGCTATTTTTACACGTGCTGAAGTTAGAAaagtattatcatcaacagcTGGACTTGTTGAACGTGGTATATTTGTTGTTAGACAAGATCGTGATCTTAATCGTGATATTggattacaaaaaataatacttgaacTTTTATTAAGTTATAATCCGTTATGGCTAAGAATTGGTCTTGAAGTTATTTATGGTGAAACAATACCacttaattcaaataatgatttaattggattaacaaaatttttattaacaagattttttaatgatcCATTCATACAACAAAAACATTCACATCCATTAACGACacttaaattatcatcatttttaccaaatttaaacaaatttattgttaaaaaatttttattatttgtttattttgttgattatgcaaaaaataataaattaattggtcATGATCCATGTCTTTTTCATAAAAAGCAACATACAAAGAAAGTCGAgaaatattattgacattttCACGTGAAACATTGAGTGGTGTTGGtgatataacaaaaatattaagaacACATGGTTATATTGTTACACAAAAACAAACatatattgatgaatatgATTATGCTGTAAAAGATTTATCAGTTGATTTACGTGATGGTGTTAGATTATGTCGTGTTATGGAATTAATAACTGGACTTAAAACATTAACATGGTTGTCGTGTACCAGCAATATCAcgtttacaaaaaattcataatgcTGAACTAGCATTAACAGCATTACGTGATTCTGGTTATATTATTGCTGGACATATTGATGCTAAAGCAGTTGCTGATGGTCATCgtgaaaaaacattatcacTTCTTtggcaaataatttataaatttcaagcaCCAAGATTTTCAAAATCAGCAATGATTATACAAAAATGGTGGCGATCAAAATTATGGTATATTAAAATAcgtaatgttttaaaaaatagaaaattaaatgctGCTATTGTTATTCAGTGTTCTTGGAGAAGTTTCAAGGCACGTCAATTAATGAAAACACTAAAAAATCAACGACAAACTgaaattatcaagaaaaataatgcagcaaaaattattcaaacttGTTGgagacaaagaaaaattatgttaaaacTTAGACATGAATTTTTGGATACTCAAAAAGCTGTTGTTGTTATTCAAAAATGGTTTAGAAGACTTCGAATAACTCGTCCGTATTGTCAGCAGCTTGAAGCAAAGAAAAATGCAATTATTACTATTCAAAAACATTGGCGAGCAACTCGTATGATgctaattgaacaaaaaaaatacaataacattCTAAAGTCTGTTAATTCAATTCAGCTATGGTGGAGAAATGCCTCAGCATCAAAAagacaatttaacaattaccaaaaactCAAAACAGCtgtattatttgttcaatCAAGATGGAGAGCCAATAAgtcaatgaaaattacaaaatcattgtacatgaaaaaacaaaaagccacaaaaattattcaaagctGGTGATGAAGTGTTgctcaaatgaaaaaagttagacataattttgttattcaaaAAAGTGCTGCTAGAATTATTGCTTCATGGTGGATTCGTGTAAAACTACTAGAATCACAacgtaatgaatttttaactgttaaaaaaaatgtaatagtCATTCAGCGAGCTTGGAGACGTCATCATGAGACAAAAAATCATGTCTTGTATTTCAAGAAAGTTTACAACTCATCAATTGTCATTCAGACCTGGTGGTGATgtgttaaaattcaaaatgattataaacaaaaaaaaaatagtgccATTGTCATTCAGAGCTGGTTCAGAGCAATCATTAACAAACAGGTAGcacagaaaaattataattcattgaaaaaagcTGTAGTAATTATACAGAAAAATTGGAGAATGAAATTgagcaagaaaaaatattcctcAATGAAAGAGAGTGCTTTGAAGATTCAAAGATGGTatagaaatatcaaaaaatcaaaatcaattcGTTTGGAGTATCTTGCAATGAAAAAATCAGCAGTTTGTATCCAAAGCTGGTGGAGATGTTTGAAGAAAACTTGGTATTATCGTTCAAAGtatcttgaaattaaaaatgcaacaaTGGTGATACAAAACCATTGGCGTGCTGAGCTTTTATCAAGAAAAGAATCACAAGAAtatcaaagaataaaaatgtttattattaaatttcaaagtcAACTACGAATGGTACAAGTTCAAAGAAgctatttagaaaaattaaaacgtcATAAAGCTGCAATAATAATCCAAAGAAAATGGCGAGCTTATAAAATTGGTACtgagattaaaaattattataataaacaacgTTCAGctgttataattattcaaagaaaatatagaGCAACAATTGCAGCTCGTGAAGctaaaaaaacatatcaacatattcttgaaataataattaaaacacaaaGAAAATGGAGagctaaaaaaattggaaaacaaatacaagaaaattatattaaaattcataatgcAACTTTGAttatacaaagaaaatatcGAGCTACTGTTAAAGCAAGAGAAGTtagaaatgaatatttaaaacttcatgaaattgttgttaatttacaaaatcgtTGGAGAGCAAATAAACTTtgtaaacaagaaaaaatgaattatcaaaatattcgTAAATCTTGTATTTGTCTTCAAGCAAATTGGAAAATGTTATTAGCAAAAAGacaatttgttaaacaaaaaaatgcaGCGATAATTATTCAACGAAAATACAGAGCAACAAAATTAGCTTGTCAAGTTCAAAAAGATTACAAACTTCTTCAacaattgacaattaaattgCAAAGAATTTGGAGAGCTAAAAAAGTTGGTAAATtagttttgaataattatattcaacagCGAAAAGCATGCattgttattcaaaaaaattggcGAATGATTGTTACAAGAAGAacatatgaaaaacaaaaacttgctgttgtatttattcaaagaaaatatcGAGCAACAATTGAAGCCAGAGAGTCAAGGCAATCGTTCCTGAATCTTCGTGATGCTGTTGTCAAGATTCAACGAAAATGGAGAGCCAAAATTCTAgcaaaaaaatgtcatcaagAGTATCAACAACTTTATCAAGCTTCTATTTGTCTACAGTCACAATGGCGAATGATAAAAGCTCAAagaaattataacaaaataaaaaaatctgttataattatacaaaattattggagaacatttttaatttctcgACAAACAAGAGCTCATTATTTGGCacttaaaaaatcaacaataaatatacaacaacGTTATCGTGCCAAATTAACTGGTcaaaaaattcgtaaaaattACATCAAATTTTATGCAAGTATCATCTCAATTCAGCAACAAATACGTGTTAAATTACACAaagaaaaatgtgaaaaagCAGCATCTGTGATACAAAATTGGTggcgattaaaaaaattaactgaaaaatgtcaaaatgattttaaattaaaacaaaaatcaataataattattcaacaaagaTATAGAGCCTACaaaattgccaaaaaaatacacaatgattataataatttaaaaaaatcagtaataaaaattcaaatattatggcgttatatttataagaaaaaatgtcaaaatgaattattaaaaaaacataaatatgctgtattaaaattgaaaattggtGGTTAAATAAACGACAGCTGGacaatattgaaaaacaaaaattaaaaaaaataataaaaagtgttataTTGATACAATCAATATGGCGTGGTTATAAAATACGTAAAATTGAATCACCAATAATTGCAAAACTTCGTGAACGTTCTAAAAAAGCAACTGAATTAGCAAAACCATCATCAAGTGTTGAAAATAAACTACGTGATGCAATGATtgtattacaaaattataattcagtTGGTCATTTATCAATGGGATTAGCTTGTATTGATACATTAACACGTTTATCACCATCTGGATGTTTGTCATTTTGTGAAAATAGTttggttgaaaaatatatacaatattagaAGAATCAAATCGTTCATTACCATGGATGGATGTTTGTTTACGTtgtacaaatatattaataacattaacaAAATTACCAACAACATCACATTATACAAGAGAAATATATTACATGGAAACAATTGCTAGATTATTAAATGCAACAATAAAACGTGAAcatgaattatttcttcatcttGCAACATTATTATGGTTAATTGCtggtgatgataattttgcccaagaaattattaataatcaacgtACAATTTggcttattaaaaatatttgtggtaCAGCtgttaaatataacaatggaAAAGCAAATGGACAATTAACAATTTCTGGTGGTAAAAGAACAATGTCagttgaaaaaacaattttattaccaAACACAAGACCTGACTGGGGATTTGTAACAAAACGTCCACgtatttttacaacaattcATCATGCCATAAGTGCCCTAATggccaaatttaaaataacacaaggatttcaatgattttttttatttttaaatatttataaatattataatattttagtttatctaataattaattggaatgtttttttcttttttttttaatatttattattatattgatcgAAAAACTTTGTTAATTACCAGTGGAatgtttggtttttttttatttcttgcagttgtgaatgtaaaaaaaaaaaatatatattataaattttttacgtaatcccttttttaataatacttttattgcaataaatataataataaaacaataatcattattttggcGTTACATTTTCATTAACAGTCAAttctatacatatattatatattggattacaatattttttattttttcatcttttctttattgtttttaagcATAAAGCATTGTTGcttgtttattcaatttatttatatttgatataattaatacaTATGCAGCGTGTtgttttttgtcaaataaatttttaatttaattaattaattaaaaattgaaattaaaatcaaagtaTAGCAGctacattttattatcattattatatgcatgcatattatattttagtttatgttttttttttcaatatttgattggtatttatttttctttttaacaataacaaaaattcaactataaattttcttttaattaacatttgattttgttataaataaatttattacgttctatttttttttctttctagtattaataatataatttattgtttttaattaaaaatgcttGCCAGggctattatttattcatttattattattaatcaaggtgattagaaaaaaaaaaaaaatatatccttATTCTTTGTTATCACAAAACGCAACATATGCGATATCACTAAACCGCTATCATCGTTGcaactaattattttatacgAGGCAATTATTCATTagttattatcaatataaatttgttttttttttttatttttaattttattgtagctGCCATACTAGGCTAGTATTATTCGATTTAatttacgtttatttttttagattaatcattcgtaataaattttttctttttttttttttactaataaatttcattatgtTTCTCGTGGTTTTTttgcataaaattatttttttacgttgGAGTATGTCATACGTTGTTTTGAGTCTGTATTATACagtagtaaattaattaattaaatctggatgtaaattttatttacaactacagtgaaaaaaaacaaaaaaaaaaaaaataatcctcaaaattgtaaattgttaaaacttaaaaaagaaaaaaagaagaaaaaaaaaaaacaattgatttttaattttcatggaCAGACTTTAATTCTTTGATCTGTTTAATAAGATAtgctttttcatcattaaattgttCATCTTCTGATCTGTCTGTATGGAAGCGAGTTAAAAACtcaatcaatttttcttgattGCGTAATAATATATCCAATATTGGTTTTGGTTTATTTGGATTTGCAACAAATACcttaaaatcaaaaagaaaaaaatttaataaaaattgctagacattttttgataatagaaatatgttttttaactaattaataaattaccttGAATACGTGGAAGGCTTCAAATTGTATATTGCGTGATTTTTCCTTAAGCAtgttcatcattaattttaaattatctggaTTCGATATATATCGGGTCATGACCTTGAAAaagcataataaaaaaataaataaatcattataaaaattgattatttttaatcaaattaaacaaggaaataattgtaatatgataataaataatgaatgaattaatttacagCAAAATTGTGTCGATCAAGTAATAATTCCCCCAGTAGTTTTAAACTCTGTCGACGAGTTACGTAGTTTTCCGAGTTCAACAACCTTTGATAATGTGAAAATACTTTATCATAATTGACTTCTAAAAATTCAGCACTCAGTATTTTATGCCTTGTCAATAATTcctacaataaataataaaattaaataatttaaataacaattttatataaataatgtatattataaattacctTGAAAGTAGAAAATGCATCAGATGCAATGTCAAATGTTGATACCTCAACGTATctaaagaaattataaaaatcctcagaataaatcataattttagCAAGTGCTTCATATCGTGCACATTCTCTCAACATTGTACCACAATTTAATGCAATATCCTGATGTTCataactataaaaataaaatgattaaattaatttttcaattattattataaaaaacaatagtttaaatatttaatcatcaattGAATTGGCAAGTATCTTACCCAGACATaagtgtaaataatatttctggTTTTGTGCAGATATATTCAACAGTTGGTGATCTTGTGCCAATTTGTCGTcgcaatatattattaaatacttgAGCGACATCCTTCTTACCCTAATTGAgataatacacaaaaaaaaattagaaataaatatataaaataatttgtaatatttataataatatacctcAAAATCAATACGACTTAAATTTTGTACAAGCATTAGTAATAAATTACTGTTGTACAATTCTTGGGCAAGTTGAGCAACAACAATATCAGCTTGTGGCTCTGTTTCAGCAGTTCCATAaagcatattttttatgtgaacAAGATTTTTACTAACATCTTCTTgagcctaaaaaaaaaaaaaataattttaataagtaatacaagagaaaataattaataattaataccttttcaacttttttttctccacGCTCCAGTGCATTGACCGCTTCTTTCAGGGCCTTAACAACCTCAGCCGGACTTTTTTGTGATTTTCCGAACAGAGgcatgatttatattttaaagatcaaaaatctaaaaaaaaaaattaacaatattaatagctttatttaaatgttattgtcattatttacCTAACCTAGCAATTAGaacaagagagagagaaaatattaaaaataaattaaaaaaaactaacatacGTTTGAATGATCAACCAACTAAACACACTCAACTGACacactttttaaaattaataaaaaaaaggtaaaactttttttttatttataaatatttatatgaatcaTAACAAGAGATTTAAATTCtagaatttattcattaacaagaaaaaaaaaattccacaaTATGACGTGGATAAGTCATCTtgaagtgaaataaaaaaaaaaaaaagaaacttttaCAAACCAAAGGGGTTATGAATCATTCATccttaaaaaatatgtgtgtgtaaaaaagagaaaaaaaaaaaaagagtcaatAATCCTTTACTTTTGAGTGTGTATGTTtgtgttgtaaaataaataaaaaaaaatttataataacattaatGATACTTGATTACGactgatgaataaaataaattttcaataaaaaatgtcatttaaatgtgtaataaaataattgtagaattataattattatgattttttgacGTTGAATAATCAATTAGTATAACCTATCGTTTATTAAACCCCACTGTTAcgcaattcaataaaaaaatattattttgtaaatttaacttaccattcaattattaatatcctttaaaaaaattaataaattatgttgtataaattattgactTATTCGgggtttatttgtttttattattaatatttgaacaCTGTTGTTATTTAActtgttattcaatttttttaagttaattatttGTCAAGGCAATGCGTATATCAAGATCAAACAAATTGAATCTCGTGACgacaaattatttatccaGTGACGTTAGTagttattgtaaaattaaaataaataaaatgtgtaaaatataaaaaatcaacaatgaaTATATTGCTTCAGagtggattatttatttatttattttatttttatttatttacccaGGTTGACAGTTGTTGCtgtcaattatatttaatgataaccTGGGGTTTTGTAAAAACAGAAATcaattcatttaatatatataggtatgtttgtaaaattattattattatttttttttaactaggTATACACATTGCGATCTTGCCAAACAACACACACTAAACAactttttgcaatttttttttatttttttttttccaaatcaaAATGAAGTGGTGCTTCTGGTTTCCCGTCAGTCGTGAAACTGACTGAAATCGACGTGATCTGATCAAGCAGAGAGAGAGTTGCCAACTTGCCAGCTGTTGTCAGATTATCTAGTGCCATGACAACCGTGTGAGGCGCTGAAGAAGTCAAAAGAGAACCATATTTCAaactaaacaaaattaaaaaatctgatTAATTATCACAGGGCTTTTAATCCTTATTTTGTAGAGTTTGATTTGCTGAAATTGATCTACATTGTCTTGTTATTTTCCTAatgttaatgaattaattaaaataataagctGAATTGATAACCAAGTAAGGGCTAGTACGCATGCGCAtatctctaattttttttaatctcgcacaaaaaattcttttttgaCTATCACTTATCAGTCCACTATTAAAGACCAAGGTCCATTGTCAGTAGTAAAGTTTTCGATTTAAGTCCGAGTTCCAAAAACAAGTTTTATAAGTtgtttctggtaataaatttcgaaaacTTTGGTCGAAAACTTTGCGAGTGGAGATCGGGCTTAAgactaggttttttttttatatataggttTTTCCGGGcggg is part of the Aphidius gifuensis isolate YNYX2018 linkage group LG1, ASM1490517v1, whole genome shotgun sequence genome and harbors:
- the LOC122847835 gene encoding protein Mo25 — protein: MPLFGKSQKSPAEVVKALKEAVNALERGEKKVEKAQEDVSKNLVHIKNMLYGTAETEPQADIVVAQLAQELYNSNLLLMLVQNLSRIDFEGKKDVAQVFNNILRRQIGTRSPTVEYICTKPEILFTLMSGYEHQDIALNCGTMLRECARYEALAKIMIYSEDFYNFFRYVEVSTFDIASDAFSTFKELLTRHKILSAEFLEVNYDKVFSHYQRLLNSENYVTRRQSLKLLGELLLDRHNFAVMTRYISNPDNLKLMMNMLKEKSRNIQFEAFHVFKVFVANPNKPKPILDILLRNQEKLIEFLTRFHTDRSEDEQFNDEKAYLIKQIKELKSVHEN